Proteins found in one Oryza glaberrima chromosome 4, OglaRS2, whole genome shotgun sequence genomic segment:
- the LOC127771823 gene encoding probable glucuronosyltransferase Os04g0650300, with the protein MKLPLLRPLWPMLAPAAGSPDSPPEPSKPSLPAAWLLLHALFCATSMAVGFRFSRLIVYLLFLPTPINPTAHLVSLVSPPVMLAAANATTTITTTTTTTTTTVTTTTVAAEVGAHPQHHHHGPVFVGRHPIRVRPWPHPDPNELLKAHHILAAVQNAQRSSRRRGAGPPRPVIAVTPTTTSALQVPSLTSMAHTLRLVDGPLTWIVVEPEHHTDAVAAVLSRSNLNFLHITGPDSSTSRLRMHALREIRKRKMDGVVVFADENSILRTELFDEAQKVKSVGAVPVGVLGEDEGTSETFLQAPSCDAEGKLVGYHVSEETMLPANRGDMLLSSRLEWAGFVVNAQALWEGGGAASRPEWVRDIDAIDDGAAASPLSLVTDAARVEPLASCGQAALAWSHRSDALHEVKFPHEWKIDPPLVTIASRQQDAKPETPLKRTTLLNTEGQH; encoded by the exons ATGAAGCTCCCGCTGCTGCGGCCGCTGTGGCCGAtgctggcgccggcggcggggtcgcCGGACTCCCCGCCCGAGCCGTCCAAGCCGTCGCTGCCCGCCGcgtggctgctgctgcacgcGCTCTTCTGCGCCACCTCCATGGCGGTCGGGTTCAGGTTCTCGCGCCTCATCGTCTACCTGCTGTTCCTCCCCACGCCGATCAACCCCACCGCCCACCTCGTCTCGCTCGTCTCCCCGCCCGtcatgctcgccgccgccaacgcgaCGACCACCAtcacgacgacgaccaccaccaccacgacgaccGTGACGACCACCACGGTGGCCGCCGAGGTCGGGGCACACccgcagcaccaccaccacggacCGGTGTTCGTCGGCCGCCACCCGATCCGCGTCCGCCCGTGGCCGCACCCTGACCCCAACGAGCTCCTCAAGGCGCACCacatcctcgccgccgtccagaACGCGCAGCGCAGCAGCCGTCGCCGCGGGGCTGGGCCACCGAGGCCCGTCATTGCCGTCACCCCGACCACCACCTCCGCGCTCCAGGTGCCCTCCCTCACGTCGATGGCGCACACCCTCCGCCTCGTCGACGGCCCTCTCACGTGGATCGTCGTCGAGCCTGAGCACCacaccgacgccgtcgccgccgtgctgtCCCGCTCCAACCTCAACTTCCTCCACATCACGGGACCCGactcctccacctcgcgcctGCGAATGCACGCCCTGAG GGAGATACGGAAGAGGAAGATGGACGGCGTCGTGGTGTTCGCCGACGAGAACAGCATCCTCCGGACGGAGCTGTTCGACGAGGCGCAGAAGGTGAAGTCGGTGGGCGCCGTGCCCGTCGGCGTGCTGGGCGAGGACGAGGGCACCAGCGAGACGTTCCTCCAGGCGCCGTCGTGCGACGCGGAGGGGAAGCTGGTGGGCTACCACGTGTCGGAGGAGACCATGCTGCCGGCGAACCGTGGCGACATGCTGCTGTCGAGCAGGCTGGAGTGGGCCGGGTTCGTGGTGAACGCGCAGGCGCTctgggagggcggcggcgcggcgtcgcgCCCCGAGTGGGTGCGCGACATCGACGCcatcgacgacggcgccgccgccagcccgctCTCGCTGGTCACCGACGCCGCCCGCGTCGAGCCGCTCGCCAGCTGCGGCCAGGCCGCCCTGGCATGGTCCCACCGGTCGGATGCCCTCCACGAGGTCAAATTCCCACACGA ATGGAAAATTGATCCTCCTCTGGTAACCATCGCTTCCCGCCAACAGGATGCCAAACCAGAAACACCACTCAAGCGGACCACGCTATTGAATACTGAAGGTCAGCACTAG